In Helianthus annuus cultivar XRQ/B chromosome 3, HanXRQr2.0-SUNRISE, whole genome shotgun sequence, a single window of DNA contains:
- the LOC110929104 gene encoding ATP-dependent DNA helicase PIF1-like gives MVMGGDFRQVLPVIKRGTRAQIVDSSVRMSPRWSLTKKMRLTINMRALKDPRFSKFLLRVGDGTEEPIEGNYIRIPDDMTIQCNNRENAIKELIHAIFPSIEDNVYSSDYIISRAILSTKNDSVDEINNQMIEIFQGEEKVYYSFDEAEDDQRNFYPVEFLNSLNVSGLPPHKLHLKIGCPIILLRNIDPSHGLCNGTRLICKGFMRNVIDAEIAVGQHAGKRVFLPRIPLTLSEDDMFPFKLKRKQFPIRLSFSMMINKDQGQTIPNVGIYLPDSVFSHGQLYVALSRGISRQSTKVLVHLAKEFKQRGVYTSNVVYQEVLRD, from the coding sequence ATGGTTATGGGAGGTGACTTCAGACAGGTGTTGCCGGTTATCAAACGTGGCACTCGAGCACAGATTGTAGACTCCAGCGTACGAATGTCACCTCGTTGGTCTTTGACTAAGAAGATGCGGTTGACCATAAATATGAGAGCGCTGAAAGATCCACGGTTTTCTAAATTTCTTTTAAGAGTCGGTGATGGAACTGAAGAACCAATCGAAGGAAACTATATCCGCATACCCGATGACATGACAATTCAGTGCAACAACAGAGAAAACGCTATAAAAGAATTGATCCATGCCATCTTTCCATCAATTGAAGATAATGTATATTCTTCAGATTATATAATCTCTAGAGCAATATTGTCCACTAAAAATGATAGTGTTGACGAGATTAATAATCAAATGATTGaaatttttcaaggggaggaaaAAGTTTATTACAGTTTTGATGAAGCTGAAGACGATCAGCGCAACTTCTATCCGGTCGAGTTCTTAAATTCGCTAAATGTTAGTGGTTTGCCGCCTCATAAGCTTCATTTAAAAATTGGATGCCCAATAATATTGTTACGTAATATCGATCCATCACATGGCCTGTGTAATGGCACGCGGTTGATATGTAAGGGTTTCATGCGAAATGTTATTGATGCGGAAATTGCAGTCGGTCAACATGCCGGAAAAAGAGTTTTTTTGCCAAGAATCCCTCTAACCCTTTCTGAAGATGACATGTTCCCATTCAAGctgaaaagaaaacaatttccaATTCGACTTAGCTTTTCCATGATGATTAATAAAGATCAAGGTCAAACAATTCCGAACGTTGGTATTTATCTACCGGATTCTGTATTTTCACATGGACAACTTTATGTCGCGTTATCAAGAGGGATTTCAAGACAAAGTACGAAGGTGTTGGTACATCTCGCCAAAGAATTCAAACAACGCGGAGTTTACACATCAAATGTTGTCTACCAGGAAGTGTTGCGTGATTAA